Within Topomyia yanbarensis strain Yona2022 chromosome 2, ASM3024719v1, whole genome shotgun sequence, the genomic segment CTATGAAAAGCATAAACGCGATGTATAGCCAAACAATTACAGGTTATTATCCTGTTCTAGTTCGATTGTTGAAGTATTGGCAATGAATTCAATTAGTGTTCTAATTGGCGAACATGTACTAATGGAAACATTGATTGCACTATTTTATAGGAAAGTTACGAGATCGACGACTAAAGATTCAATCTTGGCAAAGGAGCTAGAGGAAGCAAAAAGGCGTAATGCGTCGTTGATCACTAAATTGAAAAAGGTCAAATCCGATAACAAAAGATTGGAGGAATCTATGGGTGATAGAAGCTTTGTTCGACTAAACTCTACGATGAGGGTTGATAACTCTGAAAACGATCATAACTCAGTTCTCAAGTCTTCTATGAGCAACTTATCGTTTGCATCTCTTAATATTCCGGAATGTAAGCCTGTCGATGGAGAAAAAGAAATTGATCGCAAATCGTTTGAGCAGTGGAAACACATGTTGGAAGCGTCGATGCAGCTGGCAGGGGTGATCGatgaaattacaaaatttaacaTATTCACGATTAAGGCGGGTGCGAAACTGTTGGACATCCTTGAGGGAACGGTTTCGCATTTCGAAACTCCGGACATTGATACATTTCCATATGCAAATGCCATTCAGCGCTTAAAAGCTTTCTTTGGTTCACGCGATTACATTTTCATGCAGCGACAGAAATTAAGATCGCTTATGCAAAACCCTGGAGAAAGTGATGTTAAATATGTCAAACGAGTCATTGCAATAGCAAAATTATGTGATTTCAGCGATAGTAATTTAACTGAGCAAGTGGCCGATTCAATTCAACTGAATGCCCTCAACCGTAAGATTCGTGAAGTTGGAAGAAAAATTTTGCGTAAAGGTGGCTCGCTAGGTGATCTTCTGGACAAAGTGCGTACTCTGGAGATGGAACAACTAAACGAGGATTTATTCGAAAAGCATCACCATCAAGCAGCGCAACTGGCGGTAGCAGCTGTCATAGCGGATGGACAAAGAAACCAACGTGGTAGATATGCCGGTTACGACAATGCAAGACATCATCTCAACACACAGAATTACAATGGTGGAATAAACGATGGCTTCGGCAATATGAGGAATGACGTACAGCAAAGAATTTCTGGTAATTGGAGACTGGCCAGAGGAGGAAGAGGAAGTCGCCGAGAGTTTCCCAGAAATGCGTCGTCGCGTGTTCCGTGCTGGAGATGTTGGAGCAGGCAACATCAACCATCAGAATGTTATGCGGTAAATCaagtttgtagaaattgtcACATTAAGGGGCATTTTGAACGTGCGTGTCACCAACAAGGATTCAAGGTACCATCGACTGGACCAACTAAGCGTCGATTCAGCAATGACAATAATGAAACTCAGATGAGGTCTAAGAAAATCGCTACAATCGAGAAAGATGAAGTGGACTCAGCGAATGAAACTGTAAGTGTGCCATCCTTAGAATAAATTGTTTGCGCATCACCTAAATGGAGtgatttttgttatattgtattcaactatcaaataaattcaCAATGTAATAAAACAAACATTCAATTTAAAATCTATGTTCAATAAGTAATAATGTTAATATTCATCGAAATTAATTCCAGAAGCATTCCAACTTATGTTCAATTAAGACTGATGCATTTATTACCGAAGGAATAACGAGGATGGTTGATGTAAAACGCGATACTCAAATATTAAGTAAAGTAGAGGTTAGCTCAGAAGACAATGTTACAGGCGCGGGTAACGAAAGCATGACAGTCGGTTATTATTAAATATGCTTTGTTTCCAAAAATCATGGTTCGGTTTTCTTTTCAGAGCTCAGAATCAATTATGAATTTTGGCGAGTTCTCGTATGATATGTTTAACAATGGAACAATTATGGCACAGGTAGCAGGGGTACAAATACCTTTTTTAATCGACTCTGGAGCAGAAGTGAATACTGTAGGGAGCGATACGTTCGATATTCTCTTGCGTgataattcagcaaaactcgAGTTATTCTGCATCACGAAAGGCAGTGACAAGACATTAAGAGCATACGCGATGTTAGACGAGATTGAGGTGGTAGCAACATTCGTAGCAGAGTTGATCATTAGCGACGATCGGCCTCGATACATGGAGAAATTTTATGCTGTAAGAAATGCACGGGCATTACTTGGTAGAAGTACCTCTTTACGTTACAGTGTACTACAGCTGGGACTAACTGTTCCAATTCGCTCAGAGTCCCATTTTTTCCCGGTAAAAATTCGAACACTGTTAGTAAAAACGGAGTTTCCAAAGTTCAATATGGCTCCCGTTGTTATAAACTACGATAAGAGTATGTCACCTTCTAGAAAGATTTATACAAACATTCCTCCTGCATTTAGAGTCGAAACTGAACGTCGTCTTAATGACCTTTTAGAGTCAGGTATAATCGAACGTGTTACGGATAATATGGATAAATCATACTGCTCTTCACTCTTGGTTGTCCCCAAGGGAAAGAATGATATACGACTAGTAGTTGATCTTCGAGGTCCCAACAAAGCAATTATTCGTAGTCCATTCAAAATGCCGACTTTGGAATGCATTATGGCCGATCTACCAAATTGCAAGTGGTTTTCTACAATTGACATGACTAGTGCATTCTTCCACATAGTGCTTGATGCTAAATCACGCCACTTGACTAATTTCTTTGCTAGCGATGGAATGTATCGGTTCAAAAGGCTTCCATTTGGACTCACAAATGCACCGGATATATTTCAAGAAACATTACAAACAGTGGTACTTGCTGGTTGTAAAGGTGTTCGCAATTACCTGGATGACGTACTCGTGTTCggaaaaacaaaagaagaacacGATGAGAATCTGAAAGTAGTCATGGAAAGGCTCCGGGAACACAACGTATGTATTAACCAAGAGAAAAGTGTATTTGCACAACAGTCGGTCAAATTTCTTGGGTTTAAAATGTCCGAAGATGGTCTCGAAGTTGAAGAAGAAAAGATAAAGGCGATTCGAGAGTTTCGGCGTCCGGAAACTCAACAAGAGGTTAAAAGTTTTTTGGGACTTATGAATTTTACCGAACGTTTCATTTTGTGTAGAGCCGAAAAGACCGAACACCTTCGACAACTTGCCAAATCGGATTATTTCTATTGGAACGATGAACTGTAAAAAGAATTTGTGTTTATGTAGGAGGAAGCATTGAATACCATCTCAAAGTTAGGCTACTTTGACGCAAATGCTGATACCGAGATATACGTTGACGCTTCACCAGTTGGATTGGGTGCAGTACTCGTACAATTTAACGAAAAGAATATTCTAAGGATTATTTCTTGTGCATCTAAGGCGTTGACAGAAACAGAACGAAAATACCCACAAACTCAGAAAGAGGCTCTCGCAATCGTTTGGGGTATTGAGCGATTTACATTTTATCTAACAGGTAAAAAAATTGTGGTGCGCACGGACTCAGAAgcaaatgaatttatttttgGAGAGGGTATCAAATCTAGTAGACGTTCTGTTTCGCGAGCGGAATCATGGGCCTTGAGATTGCAATCGTATGATTTTGTTATTAAACGAATTCCAGGAGACTCAAACGTAGCAGATGCCCTATCTCGGTTAATTTGTAAATCACAGGTCGATGAGCTATTTGAAGAAGATGACGGAAAACATCTGCTTTATTCAGTGGATGTCGGATTAATGAACATTACTTGGCAGGATATACAACTTGATTCTGAGACTGATGTAGAATTACAGAACATCAGGGCAGCGATTAAATCAGGTTCATGGACAAAAGAATATGCACGCTACGAATCACAATCGAAAGATCTCCGAGTGTTGGAACCACTAGTGTTCAAAGAGGATAAAATTATACTTCCTACTAAGTTGCATATTAAAGCAATTCAAGAAGCTCATCAAGGACATATCGGATGCCCAGCCATGAAGAGAATACTTAGGACCTATTTTTGGTGGCCAGGAATCAGTTCAGATGTCGAGAAATTCGTTAAAAATTGCTTGACTTGCGCAAAAATTTCGAGAAAAGGCCACCTATCCCTCTCTCTAATCGTCAACTTCCGGAGGGTCCGTGGGAAGTTTTACAAGTTGACTTCCTCACTGTACAAGGATGTGGATATTCTGAGTTCATGGTACTAGTGGACACCTACTCGCGCTTCATTTCGgtagtagaaatgaaatcaacCAATGCTAGTAGCACAATCAATGCTTTGCAGAAAATATTTGTAACCTGGGGACTACCATTGATTTTGCAGAGCGATAATGGACCACCTTTCCAAAGCGCTGAGTTTGTCGAGTTCTGGGAGGCTAAAGGTGTGAAAGTGCGAAAATCAATCCCCTTGTGCCCTCAGacgaatggggcagtagagcgCCAAAACCAGGGTATTATAAAAGCATTGATGGCAGCAAAATTAGATGGCATTAGTTGGCGGAAAGCACTGCAAGACTACGTCCATTTTCACAACACGATGAAACCTCATGCTAGACTTGGTGTCACACCCTTTGAGCTACTGGTAGGACGAAGATACAGGGGAATGTTTCCAGTAATGTAAGTTGTTCTTCTGTTATATGTTCATTGACTGCTTCAGACTCACCATAATTTGTCTCGATGCCataacaataattttttttgtcctTCATCAGATTCTTGTGTAGTTGAAATAATTGCGAAGTGCTCAACTCTGGCAGTCCTCATTAACATTTTTCATGTTATGACCAACAATGCGCATATTCGAACTGTTTATATCCAATGAAAGCTGTGGtggaaaatattaatattagtAAGAAATACAATCATAGgcaatgtaaatttcaaaaataattagtTACACATTTATTCCATGTACTCAAGCAGAGCTCAAAATTATGTAGATgtctgaaataaaaaatataagatGAACATAAACGCAAAAATATCCAGTGTGAGAATTATACTTCATAAGTAAAATTGATCTCAGCACCTCTCATGGGTTGTAAATCACAGTAGAAAGCTGATCCATCTTCCGTTTCACGAAGCCAGTTGATTAGTAATCATGTAGAGATCGCGAATGGCAAGTTTCCGACTATGTGCACAGGAATCCATTTCTCCTGCCAATCCTTTTTAGGACAATCGGAAGCTGCCGCCTTATGGTACTCAAGTATAACCTCACGTACAATATCCATTCGTAGAATATCCTTTGAGGCCTTCGACAATAGCTCCAGGGCCGGTAAAAAAAGCGCCCGTCTTTTTCCATAACTACCAAATGTCGTGGACACATTTTGATAATACATCGTGTTATGCTACCTGGGCCCGGACCAACTTCAAGCACATAATTATTTTGAATGTTGCCCGCCGCACGTACTTTATCCGTTAATCTCTTGTCCATAAGGAAGTTCTGTAAAAGTTGGTTGATTGCTCTCAGTTTGTACAGTCGAACCAAGTCGCGTATTGTCGAAAAAGGAGAAAGCCTAGTTCCACTCTTTGCCAACAAGTTTAGTGCGGTAGATGAagacatttttaagaataattTCTAAATCTGAaacataaacatgaaatttaatgcGTAATTACCTAGAACTACTGTAAGCAgcaaaaattcaagttttacCGTATTGTTTTTCTGGCAATTCAACTTTCAGTGGTTCTTcgaaatcattcaaaaaaattctcCTGCTTCACCGACAATATCGCATAAAGATAGATGCCCAGCACAGATCCTCCTAGAACCAGTTCGGTAATTTTGCTACTTTTCCGTTGACGCTGCAATTTATCAACACACTAGCCGCGTCCTTAAATCCACCAGcaactcatcggtattttgatgactttttgttgcgggagagtaaagcgacgcgctgtgacaccagtgcgcaacataaacaaagcttGCTTATGTTGCGCGAGAGTCATCGAAATGCTCAACTATTAATCGTACGGTGAGGGCCGatgatttggtcaacaaacAGATCGTGCTCTCCCATCGAGTGGCAAagagaatttatatttcctcctacccgggttgccacattcacagaTTTTCCGGTAATATCACAGATTTATTTAATCGTTTTTGGAAACACATTTCTGTTTcataaataatagatttttgaCATGGTTTATAGGATTTCAGTAGATCATTGTAAAGGTGCTGGTATTTCAACAGATTGCATGGAAATattgcagattttttttgttatgtaaACTTGACGTTTTTTCCTCTCTAAAATAGATTTTAAAGTGGCATCCCTGCCCTCTACATACACCTGTCAATCTCAACGAGAGCAGCAGCAGTTCTCGTTCGTTCCTACAAGCACAACctgtagaaaaaaattaatttaataaggTTTTCTGGGGATACACATTCGGCCCGGATCCTGGTGTTTATTAACTGTTTTTCGGGAGTGTCTACAGATGTCTACAGAATCCGGAGCAGCATGAGTCAGAAAAACAAGAAGCTAAACAGCATACAAAACATAAAAGGTTAGTAAAGTTCTGGGAAATGCATGGTCATTGTTGACAAAACTATTCATTTGTTTTAGGTAGCTCTGAATGCCCTGCGGATTAATCCTGATGTGACAATCATCATGAAACTATAGGCGCATTCGACTCATGCTACTGACGGTCTACGTTACGTTACTTTGCATGCCATATAACCAGCACAGTAGGAAGAAGCAGATATACCTGAGTGATAAAGTGTACCTACTAATTGTTTGAGTCGATATCGCAGTCTTCATATATGCCAGCCCTATATGTCGTGCGTGAGGGATCCCGGTAAAGTTTAGCCGGAAAAAGCTGGATCTTTGTCTGGTTCTTGGTAGTACCCGGCTCTAGTGACCAAactgattctaattagaatggAATGTGTCACTGTGGTCGGAATACcaactagaaccagccagagTTCCGGGTGGGCCAACTGGAATAGGGGCAAATGAACATGGAAAGTACATAATTTGCGTTCTGTCTGGAGGCGATGCGAGACGATTGAGCAACAGGCCTAGGATCCTGAGCAAGTTCAATTAATTACGAACGATGTGATGCGCTAGAAATATAAGCTATAAGGTGATTATTCATAATAAATAGAAAGATTAAGAaacttaaaaattattttttactcATCACTTATTGAAAGTATTTGGTACGATAATACAAAATGTGGATTTCTTCGcaggcttgagacgttgggtcTCAGTCTAAAATTCTAATGCTCAGTGATTTATAGAGTTATGCTCCCGAAGTGTGGTGATGCTTGACTTTTGGTTAACAGCCAGTGCGTGATTCTGGTGGCGGATGACAGTAAAGGGACTGTCAAGTAGGTTGAATTATGTTTGCTGTCAATGTGCAACTAGACCCAGATAGATGCAGTATTGTAGGTTTATCCCTAAATATTTAGAATAAACATCATTCATTAGGACCGCACCGTCAAATAAAATGGCTTTGTTCTCAGATATAAGCAATTTTAATTAGCATCACTAATACATATTGAGATCAGTAGCCAGAAGGTGAAAGTTGGATATTGTAGTAATTCGATTTGATGCGTTAGTcaagattaataaaatgaacaTTATTGCAAACAACATCAAACGTAATTACATACTAGTTTTCATACAAAATATCTATTTTATTGTGATAGCGCTGAATTGTGTTGGTAGTTATAGTAGAAGTATTTGAAGCAGTAGCGGATTCAGGGGGAGGGGGGCTCCTCTTCTATTATaaaacgcacagaggagtaactagaacaaattcctggccaataaccaaatttttttctttcgatattttgtttcgttatattttttacatacctaagagCCTACTGAACAACGTGACAAAAttagaaatatgtcaaaaatcGTTAAAGAATCTGCACtagcgattatgggcagtataagTCTGCTATATCCTGAAACCCAGCAGCCAAAGATTCGGCTGTACATCACCTGTTGcaaatttattcaataattcaGTGATCTAAAATTGAAAAGCCGATTTaacccacctagcagtgagatgggacatttcttacacataacACTGTTGGAGGATTCAGCAGATTGCAGAACTCATGAGAAATAGGTAGAGGGCACAGAACTAAAGGTGGAAACACAGCCGAATAAACtgaattaattataaaaaaaatcaataaagcaaatgaaatataatatatcaatcaggaaaaaaatattaaatatttttaatattaagagccataatactcaaggaagagcaaggagatAAAGGAAGAAGTTTTAGAATAGCGTGGTTAGGGTCATATAAGTAGGGTTACCATATCAGGCGAGTGAAATCCCGGAACAGTCAGAAGAGACCTCCTTCCGTTCCATCTCTCGAACGTGCATGGCGAAATACTTCCTCGGTTttcaagtcaaaaaaaaatctgggtATCTGATGAGCTGAGCTCTGCCAGAATGTCTTTCGTCATTGATGTAAGGCGGAAACATCAacgatcccaagtagcttccctgagatattcctgacgtagaagtaaACGTGGGTGTCTGTAAATCTCCAGTGACAACCATTATCGATTTAAGCCGAGATAAAGCTTTACCAGCTCTTCATTGTTTCATCGAGAAATATGTTataataaaaacgcttttaatccacctaacagtgtgatgagacatttcttataactcttatctgATTGGCATTCAGAACAGCAGACACGCGAAACGTGACCAAAATAGAGGAAAAGGAAACCACTCGGGAAGTAATATCTTTCGCGTCGCTAAGAAAGCAGAAAAAACACGTTCGATCAGTATCGAGTTCACTTTATTCGTGATCTAACGCTAGATGTCGACTGCCAGATGGCACGGGAGtgcaatgatgatgtttttattttcatctgtcaaaatacattggaaagtaaattctgaatttttaaattcaatcaatattataattaaatgttatttattctaatgaaaagtaatattgatgaagaaaatatgtttcctacctctgaaaaatatccagatggtaaatttcttgttacaTCACTAAAAATTCGTTCATCCGGTTTcaatttatactaaaatgaaattcagatATTGAAATTTCGATAGAAACACGATGGTGGGCaaaaatcactggattaaagaGTGCAGGTGTTGGCAGTAGAGGTTATCCACCGATAAATCCAATTTCtagataaacattttccatGTCTAAAACAACCAATCTAACCTcagcaatacaaaaataatttcggatctcaataattcgcaataaaatattgAGTTCAACTGAATGTTTTGATGTCAAACGAAAGAACCAGTGTTTTCTTGTCATCTGTAATCAAACTTTTGGTGAAactatgtgatatttattttaaaacaattaaaatagaacaaccatcctatatcatcaatgcaagaaaatattttcatcatcatttgattggtaccaaaaatgaaatctagctggcgcatcgagcgaaaaagtttcacgtttgagagccaatTATTAGCAGCAGTAAGATACTCTACGAGGGGTGTTCACAGTATTCATTCTATTCCTACACTCCTCCTGGATGAGTACTGAGACTCCTTACGGTTTCAAACCAATAAAGTTCACAAACTTACGCATCATATTCGGTCCAACGGGCTTCGTAAACGCATCGGCTATCCTTTCGTTGGTTGGACAGTACACTAGCTTCACAATGTTCTGCTCACACAACTCTCGCACAAAATGTCGTTTAGTATCAATATGCTTCACTCTCCCAGTAGCTCTTTCCGCCTTGGCGAAGCTAAGGCACCCTTGATTGACCTCGAAAAGTGTCATCGGGTTGTCTTCCGGACATCCAAGTTCGTTCAATAGCCGCCTCAACCATACAGCTTCTTGACAAGCTAAGGTTAATGCGTTATATTCCGCCTCTAGCGATGAtaggatacccatagcttatgggatttcgactaattggggctgtggccgattattttGTCTGTGTCAGcatgtagcgccatactttcttcggcaaagttgttgtactcacttgggcctacaaTTTAGAGTCATAGGgcatccaattagttgagaactatgccgTCAGGGGTGCTATCAAGAAAGAGTcgtaaattcgactatcatcaaatggattcaatgtcaaatatatcaagaccctgaTAATTTTGGAACGTGGTGTCTTCAGGGAATTTGTATAAGAAGTCCAGAGTTTCTTGATGGTAGTAAGTATAACTCGCGATTGCCCCAGCAGGCGGCGCAGGTGCTAtaaatattcaacacatgttaaaatacttctatatctcaacatcgtgattagatagagtagtactgtcttcagcaaagttacttgagaggtcgaggactactGAACGGTAACAGGTAAGTATAGAATACTTTCACTATGTGGCTCTAGAGAGCGTAAAAGCTTTCAGCACATGGTAGattatgatatatctcaaaagtctaataacttggagAAATGGTGTTTTCGACAAAGTTCTCGAGAGCTCAAAGGCTActcgattatggatagattaaattggaatgaACCCGCAAGGTGGCGATAGTGAGCAAGtatatatttttaattctgtatctcgagatcataaTAATTTGCAATGGTGATGTCTTTGGTAATATTCATCGGCAGGTCGAGTTCTGCCTTACGGTGAGCAGATTAGTTTAGAACTCACCCATTAGGCGGCGCTAATGAGGATAAAACTTCCAGAATATTGTAGATCTATTATTTAGGTGACTTTAGGTGACGCTAGTAAACACGTGTTCTGGGTGATGCTTGTAAGCacgcattttttcaatttcagtaTTTCAATATTAAGGCGTTTtagaaaggtggtgtcttcaacaaaattgtttgataggTCAAAGACTACTCAATTGTGACCGATTAGTTTGatatactctcactatgcggtgtTAGTCGGCGTGGAATCTTTCAGCATATGGTAGATTATGAGTTATCTCAGAAGTCTATTAaattagaaagatggtgttttcagAAAAGTTTTTGAGGGAGAATAATGGCTACACGATTATGAATAGATTATTTACTGCTCTGATTCTTGTTAATTTGATATATTTCTGAAGTAGCCTCAAAACGGATAAGAGGATAAATTATCTCTGGCGCATAATAAGAGTATTCAAAACCAGTCTGTCATCATCAGACAGCTCTAGATCTACCGATGAATTTCACCGACCAAAGTCTTCTTCTAAACTGTcatgattttgaggtactgaaattcgtaaacaatttttttttctctaattCCACCTACTAACTGAAATCCGCGTTAATCTGAtaacacaattttcatgaattatcaaacttttgacttaaTTTGCTATGTAGAAGAAGTTGTATTCTCCCTAGCAATGAGTGAGTTCTGAACCAATCTGACCGTAAGATAAACTCAACCTGTCGAtgaattttgccaaacataCCACACATCCAAATTATCCTAATCCCAAGaacagaaatttttttaaaaaaattatttgttcactagcgccgcctggcgggtccattccaattCAGTCTGTCTATAATCGAGTAGCCCTTGATTTCCTCACGAACTTTGCCCAAAACACCACATTTTTAAGTTACACTCTTGAGATGTATCATACCTTACCAGGTCCTAAAAGTTTCTGCGCTACCTAgggccgcatagtgagagtactCTAAACTAAtcgttgggtagtcctcgacctctcaAGCAACTTTGTTCAAGATACTACCATTCTAAACAGCCTTAAtgttgagatgcagaaattgaaaggaagaatgcgtgctcactagtgtcacctagcgggttAATCCAAAATATTCTTTACATGGTCCAACAGCACTTTTCCCGTTGGAGAACTTTACCAgaaacagcgttttcctaaattatgactttagaaatatatctataatgttAAGAAGTTTCATTCTCATTAATGACGCCTAGTGGGCAAGTTCCGAACAAATTTATTCTCCTTAGGATACCGTTGGGTAGTTCTCGATCTCtcaagcaactttgttgaatatgCCACCCTTTCAAACTATCTTTGTATTGAGATACAGAAattgaacgaaaaaaaatg encodes:
- the LOC131678576 gene encoding uncharacterized protein LOC131678576 isoform X2, which encodes MTSHLRGDFRKVTRSTTKDSILAKELEEAKRRNASLITKLKKVKSDNKRLEESMGDRSFVRLNSTMRVDNSENDHNSVLKSSMSNLSFASLNIPECKPVDGEKEIDRKSFEQWKHMLEASMQLAGVIDEITKFNIFTIKAGAKLLDILEGTVSHFETPDIDTFPYANAIQRLKAFFGSRDYIFMQRQKLRSLMQNPGESDVKYVKRVIAIAKLCDFSDSNLTEQVADSIQLNALNRKIREVGRKILRKGGSLGDLLDKVRTLEMEQLNEDLFEKHHHQAAQLAVAAVIADGQRNQRGRYAGYDNARHHLNTQNYNGGINDGFGNMRNDVQQRISGNWRLARGGRGSRREFPRNASSRVPCWRCWSRQHQPSECYAVNQVCRNCHIKGHFERACHQQGFKVPSTGPTKRRFSNDNNETQMRSKKIATIEKDEVDSANETHSNLCSIKTDAFITEGITRMVDVKRDTQILSKVEVSSEDNVTGAGNESMTSSESIMNFGEFSYDMFNNGTIMAQVAGVQIPFLIDSGAEVNTVGSDTFDILLRDNSAKLELFCITKGSDKTLRAYAMLDEIEVVATFVAELIISDDRPRYMEKFYAVRNARALLGRSTSLRYSVLQLGLTVPIRSESHFFPVKIRTLLVKTEFPKFNMAPVVINYDKSMSPSRKIYTNIPPAFRVETERRLNDLLESGIIERVTDNMDKSYCSSLLVVPKGKNDIRLVVDLRGPNKAIIRSPFKMPTLECIMADLPNCKWFSTIDMTSAFFHIVLDAKSRHLTNFFASDGMYRFKRLPFGLTNAPDIFQETLQTVVLAGCKGVRNYLDDVLVFGKTKEEHDENLKVVMERLREHNVCINQEKSVFAQQSVKFLGFKMSEDGLEVEEEKIKAIREFRRPETQQEVKSFLGLMNFTERFILCRAEKTEHLRQLAKSDYFYWNDEL
- the LOC131678576 gene encoding uncharacterized protein LOC131678576 isoform X1 → MTSHLRGDFRKVTRSTTKDSILAKELEEAKRRNASLITKLKKVKSDNKRLEESMGDRSFVRLNSTMRVDNSENDHNSVLKSSMSNLSFASLNIPECKPVDGEKEIDRKSFEQWKHMLEASMQLAGVIDEITKFNIFTIKAGAKLLDILEGTVSHFETPDIDTFPYANAIQRLKAFFGSRDYIFMQRQKLRSLMQNPGESDVKYVKRVIAIAKLCDFSDSNLTEQVADSIQLNALNRKIREVGRKILRKGGSLGDLLDKVRTLEMEQLNEDLFEKHHHQAAQLAVAAVIADGQRNQRGRYAGYDNARHHLNTQNYNGGINDGFGNMRNDVQQRISGNWRLARGGRGSRREFPRNASSRVPCWRCWSRQHQPSECYAVNQVCRNCHIKGHFERACHQQGFKVPSTGPTKRRFSNDNNETQMRSKKIATIEKDEVDSANETKHSNLCSIKTDAFITEGITRMVDVKRDTQILSKVEVSSEDNVTGAGNESMTSSESIMNFGEFSYDMFNNGTIMAQVAGVQIPFLIDSGAEVNTVGSDTFDILLRDNSAKLELFCITKGSDKTLRAYAMLDEIEVVATFVAELIISDDRPRYMEKFYAVRNARALLGRSTSLRYSVLQLGLTVPIRSESHFFPVKIRTLLVKTEFPKFNMAPVVINYDKSMSPSRKIYTNIPPAFRVETERRLNDLLESGIIERVTDNMDKSYCSSLLVVPKGKNDIRLVVDLRGPNKAIIRSPFKMPTLECIMADLPNCKWFSTIDMTSAFFHIVLDAKSRHLTNFFASDGMYRFKRLPFGLTNAPDIFQETLQTVVLAGCKGVRNYLDDVLVFGKTKEEHDENLKVVMERLREHNVCINQEKSVFAQQSVKFLGFKMSEDGLEVEEEKIKAIREFRRPETQQEVKSFLGLMNFTERFILCRAEKTEHLRQLAKSDYFYWNDEL
- the LOC131678576 gene encoding uncharacterized protein LOC131678576 isoform X3 yields the protein MGDRSFVRLNSTMRVDNSENDHNSVLKSSMSNLSFASLNIPECKPVDGEKEIDRKSFEQWKHMLEASMQLAGVIDEITKFNIFTIKAGAKLLDILEGTVSHFETPDIDTFPYANAIQRLKAFFGSRDYIFMQRQKLRSLMQNPGESDVKYVKRVIAIAKLCDFSDSNLTEQVADSIQLNALNRKIREVGRKILRKGGSLGDLLDKVRTLEMEQLNEDLFEKHHHQAAQLAVAAVIADGQRNQRGRYAGYDNARHHLNTQNYNGGINDGFGNMRNDVQQRISGNWRLARGGRGSRREFPRNASSRVPCWRCWSRQHQPSECYAVNQVCRNCHIKGHFERACHQQGFKVPSTGPTKRRFSNDNNETQMRSKKIATIEKDEVDSANETKHSNLCSIKTDAFITEGITRMVDVKRDTQILSKVEVSSEDNVTGAGNESMTSSESIMNFGEFSYDMFNNGTIMAQVAGVQIPFLIDSGAEVNTVGSDTFDILLRDNSAKLELFCITKGSDKTLRAYAMLDEIEVVATFVAELIISDDRPRYMEKFYAVRNARALLGRSTSLRYSVLQLGLTVPIRSESHFFPVKIRTLLVKTEFPKFNMAPVVINYDKSMSPSRKIYTNIPPAFRVETERRLNDLLESGIIERVTDNMDKSYCSSLLVVPKGKNDIRLVVDLRGPNKAIIRSPFKMPTLECIMADLPNCKWFSTIDMTSAFFHIVLDAKSRHLTNFFASDGMYRFKRLPFGLTNAPDIFQETLQTVVLAGCKGVRNYLDDVLVFGKTKEEHDENLKVVMERLREHNVCINQEKSVFAQQSVKFLGFKMSEDGLEVEEEKIKAIREFRRPETQQEVKSFLGLMNFTERFILCRAEKTEHLRQLAKSDYFYWNDEL